Proteins co-encoded in one Bacillus solimangrovi genomic window:
- a CDS encoding peroxiredoxin family protein: MSQLQLNDSAPSFTVPCTDGSTFNMSAHLKEHNTWHLLIFFRGSWCPVCLHDLQQLQENVGFFEGKNIHIMTISADEMSALKELVAEHNLSFPVLCDENLEALKAYEVYYHGQDAPYEDHGVHGEPAYFLLNEHGKIMYQQRQTSPFGRPSMTELRKIVQYIQKNLK; encoded by the coding sequence ATGAGCCAACTTCAATTGAACGATTCAGCACCTTCTTTCACTGTTCCTTGTACCGATGGAAGTACGTTTAATATGTCTGCGCACCTTAAGGAGCATAATACATGGCATCTGCTCATATTTTTTAGAGGATCTTGGTGTCCTGTTTGTCTCCACGACTTACAGCAATTGCAGGAGAATGTAGGTTTTTTTGAAGGGAAAAATATTCATATTATGACCATTTCAGCCGATGAAATGTCTGCTTTAAAAGAACTAGTAGCAGAGCATAATCTTTCTTTTCCAGTTCTTTGTGATGAAAATTTAGAGGCGTTAAAGGCTTATGAAGTTTACTATCACGGGCAAGATGCCCCATACGAAGATCATGGTGTACATGGTGAGCCTGCTTATTTTTTATTAAATGAACATGGTAAAATAATGTATCAGCAACGTCAAACGAGCCCATTTGGTCGACCAAGTATGACTGAGCTTCGAAAGATCGTGCAATATATTCAAAAGAACTTAAAATGA
- a CDS encoding oxalate decarboxylase family bicupin, protein MKDHGNDKRYSVRNIPQPIRSDGAGATDLGPRDVMRDLQNPDMFVPPATDSGKVPNLKFSFSDTNMQLYHGGWAREVTATELPIATTLAGVNMRLTPGGVRELHWHKQDEWSLMLEGRARITAVDQNGHNFIADVEKGDLWYFPAGIPHSIQGLEEGAEFLLVFDDGNFTEADTFSISDWFAHTPKSILADNFGVDEQAFKDIPDSQKYMYQGEIPGSLQSESITSPYGSVPQSFTHKLLAQEPIITPGGSVRIVDSSNFPISENIAAALVEIKPGAMRELHWHPNNDEWQYYLSGEAKMTVFAADGTARTFNYRAGDVGYVPSPYGHYIQNIGTKSVWFLEMFQSDRFEDVSLNQWMALTPTELVESNLNVGPELMNSLRKSKWPVVKY, encoded by the coding sequence ATGAAAGATCATGGCAACGATAAACGATACTCTGTAAGAAATATACCTCAGCCCATTCGAAGTGATGGAGCTGGGGCTACTGATTTAGGTCCAAGAGATGTCATGAGAGATCTGCAAAATCCAGATATGTTCGTCCCCCCTGCGACAGATTCAGGAAAAGTACCCAATTTAAAATTTTCATTTTCAGATACAAATATGCAATTGTATCATGGAGGATGGGCAAGGGAAGTTACTGCTACGGAACTGCCTATTGCCACAACACTAGCGGGAGTAAATATGAGACTCACACCAGGTGGCGTACGCGAATTGCATTGGCATAAGCAAGACGAATGGTCGTTAATGTTAGAAGGTCGTGCGCGAATTACGGCAGTGGATCAAAATGGACACAATTTTATTGCTGATGTTGAAAAAGGGGATTTGTGGTACTTTCCAGCAGGCATCCCTCATTCTATTCAAGGATTAGAAGAGGGAGCGGAATTTTTATTAGTGTTTGATGATGGGAATTTTACTGAGGCTGATACGTTTTCTATTTCAGACTGGTTTGCCCATACACCAAAATCTATATTAGCAGATAACTTTGGTGTAGACGAACAGGCTTTTAAGGATATTCCAGATAGCCAAAAATACATGTATCAAGGAGAAATTCCCGGTTCACTACAAAGCGAGAGTATAACAAGTCCATACGGCTCTGTCCCACAAAGTTTCACGCATAAATTACTTGCACAAGAACCTATTATTACTCCTGGTGGGAGCGTACGTATCGTTGACTCTTCAAATTTTCCAATCTCAGAGAATATCGCAGCAGCACTTGTGGAAATAAAACCAGGAGCGATGAGAGAACTGCATTGGCACCCAAACAATGACGAATGGCAGTATTACTTGTCAGGTGAGGCTAAAATGACTGTATTTGCAGCAGACGGAACAGCTCGTACTTTTAACTATCGCGCAGGTGATGTCGGCTACGTCCCATCTCCATATGGACATTATATTCAAAATATCGGTACAAAAAGTGTATGGTTTTTAGAAATGTTTCAGAGCGACCGCTTTGAAGATGTTTCTCTTAATCAATGGATGGCATTAACACCTACAGAGCTTGTTGAGAGTAATTTAAATGTCGGACCAGAGCTGATGAATTCGCTACGCAAGTCAAAATGGCCAGTTGTGAAATACTGA